A region of Hippoglossus stenolepis isolate QCI-W04-F060 chromosome 7, HSTE1.2, whole genome shotgun sequence DNA encodes the following proteins:
- the ubl3b gene encoding ubiquitin-like protein 3b isoform X1 has protein sequence MPVSSQPSEGHLMSEEVHLRLILVSGKTQDFTFSPNDSATDIAKHVFDNWPAGWEEERVSSPSILRLIFQGRFLHGNVTLGALKLPPGRTTVMHLVARETLPEPNSHGQRNREKTTESNCCLLL, from the exons ATGCCTGTCTCTTCACAGCCTTCTGAAGGTCACCTCATGTCTGAGGAG GTGCACCTCCGCCTTATCCTGGTCAGCGGCAAAACGCAAGACTTCACTTTCTCCCCAAATGACTCGGCCACAGACATCGCCAAACACGTATTTGACAACTGGCCTGCAG gatgggaggaggagagggtgagcaGCCCCAGTATACTGCGCCTCATCTTCCAGGGACGCTTCCTTCATGGCAACGTTACCCTGGGAG CTCTAAAACTGCCACCTGGCCGAACGACTGTCATGCACTTGGTTGCCAGGGAGACTCTTCCAGAGCCCAACTCTCATG GTCAAAGGAACAGAGAAAAAACCACAGAGAGCAACTGCTGCCTCCTCTTGTAA
- the ubl3b gene encoding ubiquitin-like protein 3b isoform X2, producing MTTQRDLDMVHLRLILVSGKTQDFTFSPNDSATDIAKHVFDNWPAGWEEERVSSPSILRLIFQGRFLHGNVTLGALKLPPGRTTVMHLVARETLPEPNSHGQRNREKTTESNCCLLL from the exons ATGACCACCCAGAGGGATCTCGATATG GTGCACCTCCGCCTTATCCTGGTCAGCGGCAAAACGCAAGACTTCACTTTCTCCCCAAATGACTCGGCCACAGACATCGCCAAACACGTATTTGACAACTGGCCTGCAG gatgggaggaggagagggtgagcaGCCCCAGTATACTGCGCCTCATCTTCCAGGGACGCTTCCTTCATGGCAACGTTACCCTGGGAG CTCTAAAACTGCCACCTGGCCGAACGACTGTCATGCACTTGGTTGCCAGGGAGACTCTTCCAGAGCCCAACTCTCATG GTCAAAGGAACAGAGAAAAAACCACAGAGAGCAACTGCTGCCTCCTCTTGTAA
- the LOC118112223 gene encoding serine protease 23, producing the protein MMTPRESSRLTHLLLLLHLFLPLALSLLHPPHPPPVHVPTLVPHRPTPLTRSRFSSKAQLDFITHCNSSCLHRGEQDEQLSDKLAFETLYADGSRTLTTVDVEGDLEGDAQLFAHLSPSRGSRLKPRHKRVRRQIYGADGRFNIQGDNFLLDYPFSTAVRISTGCTGVLVSQQHILTAAHCVHDGKDYVKGARKLRVGFLIPPSINGTKADLTSGKKPLVRWVRVKRTRVPKGWIQGPQEVSMDFDYALLELRWPHRRPFMRLSVAPSSDDLAGNRIHFSGFDSDRPGELVYRFCPVEEESSDLIYQHCDARPGASGSGVYGRVWDNGLERWERKVIGIFSGHQWLEIDGENRDYNVAVRITPLKFAQICYWVHGNRLDCVQD; encoded by the coding sequence ATGATGACGCCACGTGAGAGCTCCCGCctcactcacctgctcctgctcctccatctcttcctccctctcgcCCTGTCCCTCCTgcaccctcctcaccccccgCCGGTCCACGTCCCCACGCTGGTCCCGCACAGGCCGACGCCACTCACCCGCTCTCGCTTCAGCTCTAAGGCTCAGCTGGACTTCATCACTCACTGCAACTCCAGCTGCCTccacagaggagagcaggacGAGCAGCTGTCTGACAAACTGGCGTTTGAGACCCTGTACGCGGACGGCTCCCGCACGCTCACGACTGTGGATGTGGAGGGTGATCTTGAGGGTGATGCTCAACTCTTTGCCCACCTCTCACCCAGCAGAGGATCCAGACTGAAGCCCAGGCACAAGCGTGTGAGGCGGCAGATCTATGGGGCGGATGGTCGCTTTAACATTCAGGGCGACAACTTCCTGTTGGATTACCCTTTCTCCACAGCCGTGCGGATCTCCACAGGCTGCACCGGCGTTCTTGTGTCTCAGCAGCACATACTCACAGCGGCCCACTGTGTGCATGATGGGAAGGATTATGTGAAAGGGGCGAGGAAGCTGAGGGTGGGCTTCCTGATCCCACCGTCTATCAATGGCACAAAAGCCGACCTCACTTCTGGCAAGAAGCCTCTGGTCCGCTGGGTGAGGGTGAAACGCACCCGTGTGCCAAAGGGCTGGATCCAGGGCCCTCAGGAGGTCAGCATGGACTTTGATTACGCCCTGCTGGAGCTGCGCTGGCCTCACAGACGTCCCTTCATGCGCCTCTCTGTGGCCCCCTCCTCTGATGACCTGGCAGGGAATCGCATCCACTTCTCTGGCTTCGACAGCGACAGACCCGGGGAGCTGGTGTACAGATTCTGTCCAGTGGAAGAAGAGTCCAGTGACCTGATATACCAGCACTGTGACGCCCGACCTGGAGCCAGCGGCTCTGGAGTGTATGGAAGAGTTTGGGACAACGGCCTAGAGCGCTGGGAAAGGAAGGTGATCGGCATTTTCTCTGGACACCAGTGGCTCGAGATAGACGGGGAGAACCGGGATTACAATGTGGCCGTGCGCATCACTCCTCTGAAGTTTGCTCAAATCTGTTACTGGGTACATGGGAACCGACTAGACTGCGTCCAGGACTAA
- the cfl1 gene encoding cofilin-1, which produces MASGVKVTDDVIAVFNDMKVRKAQANEEEKRKRKKAILFCLSKDLKSIVIDDEQEILQGDVGTKIQDPYTHFVNMLPTNDCRYALYDASFETKETKKEDLVFIFWAPDSAPLKSKMIYASSKDAIKRKFEGIKHEWQVNGLEDLKDRRTLAERLGGSSVVSLEGLPM; this is translated from the exons GCCTCTGGTGTGAAAGTCACGGATGATGTTATTGCAGTCTTCAATGATATGAAGGTGCGCAAGGCTCAGGCgaatgaggaggagaagaggaagaggaagaaggccATTTTGTTCTGCCTGAGCAAGGACCTCAAGAGCATTGTTATTGACGATGAACAAGAGATCCTGCAGGGGGACGTGGGAACAAAAATCCAAGACCCGTACACGCACTTTGTGAACATGCTGCCCACAAACGACTGCCGCTACGCCCTGTATGATGCGTCCTTTGAGaccaaagaaacaaagaaggaGGACCTGGTCTTTATCTTCTG GGCTCCAGACAGCGCCCCCTTGAAGAGCAAGATGATCTATGCCAGCTCAAAAGATGCTATCAAAAGGAAATTTGAAG GTATTAAGCACGAGTGGCAGGTGAACGGCTTGGAAGATCTCAAAGACCGGCGTACCCTGGCAGAAAGGCTTGGCGGTTCGTCAGTAGTCAGTCTGGAAGGATTACCTATGTAA